The Pelmatolapia mariae isolate MD_Pm_ZW linkage group LG2, Pm_UMD_F_2, whole genome shotgun sequence sequence AAAAAGTCACTCTCTGAATAAGTATTGCATGAAATATATTAACAATGTCATTTAATTTTCCATTTAATTGTATTAACTCgttaaactttttaaatgcatgtatttattcctttttttaacttgtatttacTGCTAAATGATCAGTAATATTAAGTTACTATTACACGATTATTAAATTACTTAATACAATTAGTAAATaataccaaaataaataaattcagtgtcaaaagaaaaatgttaatgCATGATCTGCTTTAGAAATTTCTGCGTATGTAACAGCGACTTCCTGCTTTCCTTATGGGTAGTAAAGGTGTATTAAGTAGCGAACTCACCAGATTAAAGGGTGAGCGCCGTCTATAAAAATAACCACTTGAGTTCAAGTTAAAAATGAGACTGACCACATTTGTCAGAGTGACAAAAGTGAAACAATTGCTTTTTCACCTTAAGTGCAAAAGGCTTGTATACTTTGAACACTAAAGGTCATGGTTAATTCTAGCTGTAACTATCTTGATTATTGATCATTTTGCATGTGAAGGCAGCCAAAGTAATGGCTTTGTTCATGTagacattaaatgagaagaacTGCATTTTGCCCATGTAAAGTTAAGTTTTATTAACACTCACTTCATCTGTTTTCTGTCCACAGAAAGAACTTGGAGATCGGCAGTCAGAAAGTTTGGAAAAGGTTCGCCAGCTTCTGCCGCTGCCCAAGCAAACCCGCGATGTCATAACCTGTGAACCTCAGGGTTCGCTGATAGACACTAAGGGCAACAAGATTGCTGGCTTTGAGAAGGAGGTAaacactttctttttatttgtcaaTATACATCCCGTACATTAGGCTTATAAAATTAGATGTacacagtttttatattttgaaagagGGGTAGAGAAGTATGTTGAAGACAACTAAAGATGCAAATACTGCAGCTTgtaaagataaatacaagttaaaGTCACAGGAAAACCAGAACACATCAGGATTATTTATGTTAtgatcttttttgtttgtttgtttttctgtgtatttttaaaaagtaccaTTAATAAATCTGCAACGAACTGATGCTAACTTGATGATTTTGAATTTAGCAAGAGTTTAGTAAGTTTACTTTGTCTCTGATCTATCAGGGTCTTCAAGTATCTACTAAACAAAAGATTTCTCCGTGGGATGTTTTTGAGGGTCTGAAACACTCCGCCCCTCTCTCCTGGGGCTGGTTTGGTACAGTACGTGTGGACCGTAAGGTGACTAAATTTGAGGAGCAGCAGCGATTCCTCCTTTATCACACCCACCTGAAGCCCAAACCACGTAGCTATTACCTGGAGCCACTTCCCCTACCCCCTGAAGAGGAGGAACCCCTGACACCTGTCTCACAGGAACCAGAGAAGATGATAGAGGCGGTGAAGACAGAGAAGAATGTAGCCACTGTGCCACCAGAGTCCAACAAAAAGTCCAAatccaagaaaaagaaaactcctTCTAACAAAACAGAGGTCTGTTATCCTGCCAATTGATGTTTTTGCTATTAAATATGAGAGATCATTATATTTGAAACATTGATTTCCAAACTTAAATAAATACTTTATCCTCTGTGACTAGGACTATAACCGAACACCAGGTCCTGCCTATACAAGTATGGCACCAGAGTTGATGCAGAACCCCACATATCCCAGGACCATGCCCTATAATCCACAGAACGTGTACACACAGAGCCAGCCTCTACCTCCAGGTCAGATTACAGGTCAGATAGTAACTGCAGGATACTCTCATCATTATGACTTATGCTGCTGTAGCACCCAAGAGGAATTTCCATAGCTGGAACATCTGGGATTGAGacttatgttttatttgtttctccACAGGAGGTCCAGGTTTAGATGCTCCATACAGACAACCAAACCGCAGCCAAATTAGCAAAATGATGCCCGCTCGGCCTAGTTATCCAGGCATGATGCCCGGCATGCCGGGAAGCATGCCTGGTATCATGGGACCAGACAAACAGTACCAAATGACTTTTAAGCCCCATGCTACCATGCCACAAGGCCCGAATCTGCGACAGCAACTACAGGTCAGACTGGTGAGTCTGTACCTCTGACATGTCAAGCAATACTTACTCCTTGAGAATAGTTGTGACACCTTAGCACTATTTAGTAAACTTAAACAGACGTAGTTTGTGTTTAACTGCTGCTTAAATTCTGATCTTTGATTGTTTTTATAGTAGAGAAAAATGAATAATTCAATTTTCGTGTTTTCAGCATCAAAATCCAAACGCATTAGGGCAGATTAGACAAATGCCACCAAACCAACAATATACTTCAATCCAATCCCAGgtaagtggggtttttttttctgaggttTATCACATTTAACACAAGGTTGTATACATGATCAAACATGATACCATAGACCACAGACCGTTTTTGAAATCTATATTTTGCCTGTGGTCTTTCCTGGTCTTGTCTGTAGTtgtctcctcctccttgctTGGCTTGAATTatcaacattgtctttatttgtgCTATACCACAGGGCTATACCACATACGGATCACACATGGGAATGCAGCAGCATCCATCTCAAAGTGGTAGTATAGTACCTCATTCCTATGGCAACCAAAATTTCCCAGGCGCACATCCTGGAGCCAACCCTGCTGTAGTGGATCCTCTAAGGCAACAGAGGCCAAGTGGGTATCTTCTCCGGGAGGCCCCAGGCTACCCACAGAGTATGCAGAACACACAGAGGTCAGTATTATGTTGCAAGTAAATCTTCTAGTTTGATAATTATTAGCACTTAGAAGTCTTCTTGAAGAAAGTTGACATTCTTTTGATAACTTTTGCTGTATTTGAAATTTCAAGTCTTTGTGTCCTTGTTATGCTTGCTCTATTGTTGCATGTGCTAATTTTTCTTATTGGCTTGTACATATCAGGTTTCCCCACCAGCAACTCCAGCAGAATCCTATCATGCCATCCCATCTCGGTCAAATGGGACAAGGTGTCCATCCAGGCTTGTCCAGGCCCAATCAGATATTaacagaacagcagcagcagcagcagcaacaacaacagcagcaacaattAGTGCAGCAGCAGTACCTCAGACAAGCAGCGATGAGGGTATGTCACTTATATTAAGTTAGTCACATCTTAGCTATGGCTTGGGTTttcttaaaacagaaaaaaagttgcctgatgcagctttaaaaactaaaaaaaggtTTATGGAAGGCTGTGCTTAAAATGCATGACCTGTAAAAGCATAAACACTTTAAAGTTCCTCTTCTAGCATAGATTAAAGTTCTAAAAGCACATCACTACTGTGTTAGAAATGTAGTGGTATTAAATAACGTTAACTTTACTTTTAAACACATTGTCACAGCTAAATGTTTCCTCCTATGCTGAATAAAAGTTGTTCCCAACAAAATTAGTCTTATCTCAGATTGATAGGATTGGTTCCCTAGCTTTGTCTTCTACCAtattaggggggaaaaaaccacCATTTGGACATGTTAACTTGTTTAAATCTGCATCTTTTGAGATTAAATCCAGTATGCAAGAGGCCCTTGCTGTTCTTTCAGCTGTTGTGGTGCATTATTGAAATTTACAAGCTTTTTCTATGTTATGTTTCCCCAACTAAAGCAGGcacaacaacatcaacaacagcagcagcagcagcagcaacagcagcaacagcagcaggtcCAACCACAGCAGGTTCCTCCTCAACAGCAAGTTCCACAGCAGCAACAGCCACAGGTGACGGCTGTGCCTCCACCGGGCCAGGCACAGAACCAGGGCCTGAGCATGCAGCCGCTGCCACCGCAGCAACCCATGGTAGGAGTCCAGGTGATTTTAGTGGCTTTTAGTACTCCAGGCATTCACAGGATTTATTAATTACAACTGGACAGGTGGCGGGTGCTGGGAAGTTTTCGTGGAAACGTCATCtgtatttaaatatgttttggaTATGGTGAGATAAACTAAAGGATTAAGACTTCTTGTTATGCTgctaaataattatttaaagtcTGTTCAGTTatcacaaaaaattatttacaaGAGGGATAAAAAAGGTGCTATTTGCATCAAAGAGTAGCTCCaatgttgttgggtttttttctcttccattaattctgatgtttttcttccatttttttaGAAAGTGCAATAAGGAAATAGTCttgcataataaaaaaaaaacaattacagatAAGGACACATCCACCCCCCATgaaatttaaagtttttgtaaaaatattCCCAAGTACTTTTTCAACAGAGCAAGGCATTTCTAATGTACTAATTCTAAACATAATAGTTTTCTTTAGAAAGCTTAAATTAGTGATTTGAACACAATGACAGAAATTAATCCAGGAAAAATACAAGAGTCAATATAATTAACCGCCTGAAAAACTGACCTTTTTATTGAGCAATAGCACAAATGACTGACATGTAATGACATGTTTTAGCTTAGTAATGATCCAAGCATGTAAAATCAAGTTAAAACCAATCTACCAATTTACACTTGGTGTAAAAACTTCTGCAAGGGTTTTAGCTGTCACTTAAGATAAATGCCAAGAATAAAAGTAATCATTTTAGACTTGAGAAAAAGAATTGTTGACACTCACAAAGCAGGAAATGGCTATACAAAGTTATCACTGCATTTCCAAGTGCCAAGAACTGGAGTGAAAAGTATCATCAGGAAATTCTCAGAGAGCCACACAGCACAGAAGGCGGCTGGCAGAGGTAAGAAGGGAAATGTTTCTGGAGAGAAAACCGATGAGAGATGTGTTtaaagaccccagaacaacTGCCAAGACACTAGTGAATTTGTTAGCCAACTCGACAGTCACTAGGATGCTGCACTGAAAAACTCCACTTCTGCAGAAGAGACACTTTAAAGCCAGACTGAAGTGCGCTAAGGACAACCTGGAGAGGGATCATGCATACTGGACGTGCATCCTTTGGTCAGATGAGATGAAACTAGAGCCAGCAGCAAAACTGGGTCTGGGTCATCACTTTGTCTTACAGGATGATAGCAATCCAAAACATACGTCATTCCTGGTGAAGAACTCACTACTGAAGACCAACGTGAACATTATCGAGTGGCCGATCAGTTTGTGATCATTTACCAGCCCACTTGAGCATTCAGGCACCCCAAATATTCAGTTGCTGCTAAATggctgctttttaaataaatcaaggTTAAAGGAGAGAGACTGGCCAGTTTTACTAAGGTTTCTGTGGACTATTGTCATCTTGCATTAACCCTGGGTTAGTAGGGCTGCTCTAACTTCCAAGTTGGAAATCCAACTtgagtttatttaaaatgagTTAATTTGGATAAAGGTGCAAAAATAGTTTTAAGTACCCTCTCTCTGTTTTAGTTCCCACGACCGGGAATGCAGCAGactcagcagcaacagcagactGCAGCTCTGGTCAGACAGCTGCAACAGCAACTATCAAGTAAGTCAAAAACATCTTCAGTGGCATCTTCTCACATTTCTAATGCGTGTTCATTGTTCCACATTTGTAAACCTTTCCCCTCTGTTTTCCAGGTACACAACCATCACAGGGCACCAACTCTTATTACTGATAATGTTTGTTCATACTGGTGGGCAGAGTGGAGGCCCTGCTCTGTGGATTGGGGAAATACATGTGTCCAGTCCCATGAAGGTAGTTAGGAGGGATGACTTGAAGGCACAAAGGACCACCAAACAGATTAACGAAATCCAATATTGACCACTGAGGCAACAATCAGAGATGATCTTGTGTCACTTGTGTAATTATAGAATATCAATGGAGTGATCCTTATCTGAAGTAAACACGTAATGCTTAATGATGGAGCctatgtaaagaaaaaaattaccaCAAATTATAAGAataatgcaatttttttttattttcaatttgtaCAATTTTTTCAGTTTCGTGTATTTCTCATTAAAAATCATGTCAGTTTTTAATGTCTGGTACTTGTGTTGGCTGCCTCTTTTAAAACCTGGTAGTGAAAGTTTTTATCTTTCGCTGCTCTTTTTCAAGCTCTGGGagaaggaaaatgaaaatgacGAGTGCATAAAATGTATCAAACTGATGTAAATACCACCGTAAATGACTGTTTTGTAAAAGTGTTCCAATAATGAGTAAATAAAACGGTGTTCTTATTACAAGGACTATGAAACTGAACCAGCTAAATGGAACTGAGGCATCAGTTCATTATTCACGTCTGTGTGTTTAATATTGGGAGAGAGGGGGAAAGCATACTGGTAAATGGAAAACTTAAAGTTGGTGTGTTTCCTCAGCTTGGGACTATAGTGATTAGTAAAAAGAATTACAACAGTGGAAGGACACTTTGACTAACAACTGTTCAGAGACTGGGCAGCTATTAAATATGTagtattgcattttttttttttcagtacaaCTAATCTTTGAGTTTTCAAATCAATTTTGAACACTGAGAAATACAAACAGCAAAGTGTAAAGACCCTGTATACACATGTAACTATACaggtgttttcattttcatttcaggtTAACACTGTTTAGAATAGAGTTTCAATCCAGACAGTATGACATCCAACAGTAGAATAAAAAGATGTTAAATTATGGCTCCATTCGGTTTAGAGTGATGATACTCTTAACTATTGCCATTTCtctataaattaaaacaaaggcttcagctgttttcagacagGAACAGTAGATTTTTGGAATCAGCATGAGACTGATGTCCTTTCTGACATGTAGCACTCAACAAGAAATGACTTCAGATATATTCTCACTACTGGAAATACTCTGCTTGGTTTGAGCAAATGCGCTGCAGTATAAAGTGTGCAGATAGCAGTGAATGCACTTAATTACTTTGATGCAAGCGCAATCAGATATAAACCCTTATACTAATGAGGTTTTAGATGAAAGATAGACTAATGTGTGGTGTGACTGAGTTAGATCTTTGTGTTCTCACACCCACCACTGAGGAAAAGGTTCATGGTTGCAGTGCATGTGTGACAAATCTCACACTGTGAAACTTACTTTTGagattacattaaaaaacaaacccacacCATCCTCAATTCAAATTTGcagacttttttgttttcttaggtTTTTGTTTATCGGCATTATGAGGTTCCAAGCGACTGAAAAGCACTCCGCTGTCAGATCCTAGTGCTCTTCCTTCAAAAGGACAGTCCATTCCTTGGTACCTCGCCAGGAAGTTCAGGGCTGCCCAGCTCCTCTCATGCGGTTGCACCCCAAGTCGTGACAGCAATTTGTTAGAAGTCTCTGGCACAATTGGCTGGAGAAGTGTGCCATATATCCTCAGACACTCAAGAGAGATATGAATGATGGTGTCTACCCAGCGCTGGTCTCCACTGTTTTTCCTATCCAGTTTCCAGGGTGTGTGGCGCTGGACAAACCCGTTAGTGAGCCTCACACAGGCACTGATGGCCTCCAGAGCTTTGTATATATGCATAGTCTCATAGTGCTTTTCCACCACAGCTGGGAGTTTCTTTATAGCATCCAACATGTGGTAgtcttcatgcacagctctgccTCCGTGTGCTCTGGGGAAGAACTGAGGACAGAAAGAGGGGTAGACCTGAGCTGGGTTGAGAGCTGGTGCCGTGCAGCGGTTAAGCAAACCACCCAGAGAGTCTGCGAGCTCTGCGTTGAGCAGCTTGGCAACTTTGTCATCTGTGTAATCACAGTCCGAGTCAGGAACACCCTGACGCAGGAGAAAGTATCTCATACCATCAGCTGTAAACATTTGTGAGCGTTCAAGAGGATCGACCACATTGCCCAAACTTTTAGACATCTTCTTTCCTCCTACTGTCCAGTGGGAGTGCACATGAATCACCTGTGGCAGTGGCAGTCCAGCTCCTAGGAGAAAAGCTGGCCAGTAGATGGCGTGAAATTTTAGGATGTCCTTTCCTATAACATGGCGGGCCACATGCCACCATTGGTTGTGTTTATCTGGATATCCAGCTACTGTGAGGTAGTTCACCAGAGCATCTAGCCATACGTAGATAGTCTGTTCATCATCTCCGGGGACTGGGATCCCCCACTGAAGACGGCTTCTCTGACGGGACACCGAGAGGTCAGGAAGGTCTTCCTGCAACCACTTAAGTACGGCCTGGTGAAAACGCTCAGGCTGTACAGCCTGAGGATTTCCTCTGAGCCAGTCAAGCAGCTGAGATTGAAACGCAGACAAGCGAAACATATAGTTCTCCTCTTTCATCCACTCCACCTGCAAAACAGTGGCGAGATAATCTGTTTTTGAAACTTTGTTAATGAAGTAAAAATAGCTTAATATAAACATTGAAAAGGGGAAAACGGATAAAAATCTCCATTTCACAATTCGTTTGGGAAGcactttcagtgtttatttggCAGGGCAGTAGAGCACAGACAGGAACTACATGCAGTAAATAGTCTGTGGTAAAATCAAACCCATTGTTAGGCACCACTTACTCAGTAAATGTCATACACACTAAAGA is a genomic window containing:
- the mars2 gene encoding methionine--tRNA ligase, mitochondrial, which gives rise to MRFPFLFATRGCRAVYRLHQKQFLSPVLPLWEHRSSAALSTQLCKDVRSYYITTPIFYVNASPHLGHLYSAVLADCLHRYKLLQGFNSKFATGTDEHGLKIQQAAEAAGKDPLTFCTGVSKQFRHLFSSCNISYTDYIRTTEQRHREAVEHFWSVLWNKGLIYKGSYEGWYSTQDESFLMPSQVGDALDSLGKEIKVSLESGHKVEWMKEENYMFRLSAFQSQLLDWLRGNPQAVQPERFHQAVLKWLQEDLPDLSVSRQRSRLQWGIPVPGDDEQTIYVWLDALVNYLTVAGYPDKHNQWWHVARHVIGKDILKFHAIYWPAFLLGAGLPLPQVIHVHSHWTVGGKKMSKSLGNVVDPLERSQMFTADGMRYFLLRQGVPDSDCDYTDDKVAKLLNAELADSLGGLLNRCTAPALNPAQVYPSFCPQFFPRAHGGRAVHEDYHMLDAIKKLPAVVEKHYETMHIYKALEAISACVRLTNGFVQRHTPWKLDRKNSGDQRWVDTIIHISLECLRIYGTLLQPIVPETSNKLLSRLGVQPHERSWAALNFLARYQGMDCPFEGRALGSDSGVLFSRLEPHNADKQKPKKTKKSANLN